A genome region from Archaeoglobus fulgidus DSM 4304 includes the following:
- a CDS encoding 3-isopropylmalate dehydratase large subunit, translated as MAQTLVEKIFSKASGKEVKAGEFVMANIDLAMIHDITAPLAIKAFREILGSDAKVWDKSKVIMAFDHQVPADSVHAAENHKMLRKFAEEQGILNYDVKGGIAHQIMVENHVEPGMLIVGADSHTCMYGALGAFATGIGSTDMGFVLAMGKLWFKVPESIRFNVHGKLEKHVYGKDIVLKLIGMVGADGANYKACIYSGEVVEKLGMSDRLTMCNMAIEMGGKAGIVEPDKTTLEYLKAMGRPYEGELLKSDEDAEFQEVELDVTGMEPQVAAPHRVDNVVGISEVEGTRVDQVFIGSCTNGRYEDLKIAAEILKGEKVASNVRLIVIPASHREYRRALKEGLIEIFVDAGALVEAPCCGPCMGGSFGLIASGEVSVSTSNRNFIGRQGSPEGKIYLVNPAVAAATAIYGEITDPRKIK; from the coding sequence ATGGCTCAGACACTGGTAGAAAAGATATTTTCAAAGGCGAGCGGTAAGGAAGTGAAAGCAGGAGAATTCGTAATGGCAAACATCGACCTCGCCATGATTCATGATATAACCGCTCCTCTCGCGATTAAAGCTTTCAGGGAAATTCTCGGCAGTGATGCAAAGGTCTGGGACAAAAGCAAGGTGATTATGGCCTTCGACCATCAGGTGCCGGCGGACAGCGTGCATGCTGCAGAAAACCACAAGATGCTGAGGAAGTTTGCTGAGGAGCAGGGGATTCTGAACTACGATGTTAAAGGGGGAATTGCCCACCAGATAATGGTTGAAAACCACGTTGAGCCCGGAATGCTGATTGTTGGGGCCGACAGCCACACGTGCATGTATGGGGCTTTGGGAGCTTTCGCCACAGGTATAGGCTCAACAGACATGGGCTTCGTTTTGGCGATGGGAAAGCTGTGGTTCAAGGTTCCAGAGTCAATCAGATTCAACGTCCACGGTAAGCTGGAAAAGCACGTTTACGGCAAGGACATAGTGCTCAAGCTCATCGGAATGGTTGGGGCTGATGGAGCGAACTACAAGGCCTGCATCTACAGCGGAGAGGTTGTGGAAAAGCTTGGAATGTCTGATAGGCTGACCATGTGCAACATGGCCATTGAAATGGGAGGCAAGGCTGGAATTGTGGAGCCCGACAAAACAACGCTTGAATATTTGAAGGCAATGGGCAGGCCCTATGAGGGAGAGCTGCTGAAAAGCGATGAGGATGCTGAATTTCAGGAAGTTGAGCTTGATGTGACTGGAATGGAGCCTCAGGTCGCTGCCCCGCACAGAGTTGACAACGTGGTTGGAATATCGGAGGTTGAGGGGACGAGGGTTGATCAGGTTTTCATCGGCTCCTGCACCAACGGCAGATACGAGGATTTGAAGATTGCGGCTGAGATACTAAAGGGAGAGAAGGTTGCGTCAAATGTCAGATTAATAGTCATTCCTGCAAGCCACAGGGAGTACAGGAGGGCCTTGAAGGAAGGGCTGATTGAGATATTCGTTGACGCTGGAGCGCTGGTTGAGGCCCCGTGCTGCGGGCCGTGCATGGGAGGAAGCTTTGGTTTGATTGCAAGCGGAGAGGTTAGTGTGTCAACCTCCAACAGGAACTTCATCGGCAGGCAGGGAAGTCCTGAGGGCAAAATCTACCTTGTGAATCCTGCAGTAGCGGCAGCAACGGCAATCTACGGAGAAATTACCGACCCGAGAAAAATAAAGTAA
- the hjc gene encoding Holliday junction resolvase Hjc produces MKSKGTRFERDLLVELWKAGFAAIRVAGSGVSPFPCPDIVAGNGRTYLAIEVKMRKELPLYLSADEVEQLVTFARGFGAEAYVALKLPRKKWRFFPVQMLERTEKNFKIDESVYPLGLEIAEVAGKFFQERFGEKV; encoded by the coding sequence ATGAAGAGCAAGGGCACGAGATTTGAAAGAGATTTGCTTGTAGAACTCTGGAAAGCTGGATTCGCAGCAATAAGAGTTGCGGGCAGCGGAGTTTCCCCCTTTCCCTGCCCGGACATAGTTGCGGGAAATGGAAGGACTTATTTGGCTATAGAGGTAAAGATGCGGAAAGAATTGCCCCTCTACCTCTCTGCAGATGAGGTTGAGCAGCTGGTAACGTTCGCAAGGGGGTTTGGGGCTGAAGCATACGTTGCCCTAAAACTCCCCAGAAAGAAGTGGAGATTCTTTCCGGTTCAGATGCTTGAGAGAACGGAGAAAAACTTCAAGATTGATGAAAGCGTTTATCCGCTCGGTCTCGAAATAGCGGAGGTTGCGGGCAAGTTCTTTCAGGAGAGGTTTGGAGAGAAAGTTTAA
- a CDS encoding HVO_0476 family zinc finger protein, whose amino-acid sequence MKREYIYCDTCGEETLHELIREEKNLYRCTECGTFTTHLPRREVGVRAIISSGPESVKGSIRAYEGEKLEKGDEYIVETERGHKIGEITSLELKNGKRAESAAVGEIETVWLRDVGEVEVRMSLHKRSVTTPYKMVVDGETEFEVGEVLHVDGKRFRIHRIKLISGGVLRGEGKRARAREIRRIYAKYEGR is encoded by the coding sequence ATGAAAAGAGAGTACATCTACTGCGACACCTGCGGTGAGGAGACGCTTCACGAGCTCATAAGAGAGGAGAAGAACCTCTACAGATGCACGGAGTGCGGAACCTTCACCACCCACCTTCCAAGAAGGGAGGTGGGGGTTAGGGCGATAATCAGCAGTGGGCCGGAATCCGTAAAAGGGTCGATAAGAGCCTACGAGGGAGAGAAGCTCGAAAAGGGGGACGAGTACATTGTTGAAACTGAAAGAGGTCACAAAATAGGCGAAATCACTTCGCTTGAGCTGAAAAACGGCAAGAGGGCGGAGAGTGCAGCGGTTGGTGAGATAGAGACAGTGTGGCTGAGAGATGTCGGCGAGGTAGAGGTTAGAATGAGCCTCCACAAGAGGAGCGTTACCACCCCCTACAAGATGGTTGTTGACGGAGAGACCGAATTTGAGGTTGGAGAGGTTCTGCATGTTGATGGTAAGAGGTTCAGAATCCACAGAATCAAGCTCATTTCCGGCGGTGTTTTGAGGGGGGAGGGTAAAAGGGCAAGGGCAAGAGAAATAAGAAGGATATACGCGAAGTATGAGGGTAGATAA
- a CDS encoding nucleotidyltransferase domain-containing protein, which translates to MRVDKPVRLRDFVKAEECFFSVVGYRNEKRIKSFLRYVPDSNGDRELNGRRYRKLSHDEAVNSPLAEKYLDSGVFRLPYGVVESIYKPEERLGFAMRSAEVRKIVEFFSEIPKEKMGVTGSRLIGLEGGDSDVDFIVYGRWWFEARERLKGGIERKELSEPDDATWDFIYRKRKIALPYDVFVTHERRKYHRAFLGSTYFDLLYVRDYDELSRNVPEDMGVKKGKVEISAVVKDDSLVFDYPGYYPIEHPEIEAVLSFTHTFVGQAFRGERILARGDLEEIDGKFYLVVGTKRETQDEYIVSLDLIEKSGLKADFERWYQGLEALPLSPQRNRP; encoded by the coding sequence ATGAGGGTAGATAAGCCAGTGCGCTTGAGGGATTTCGTAAAGGCTGAGGAATGCTTTTTCTCCGTTGTCGGATACAGAAATGAGAAGAGGATAAAGAGTTTTCTCAGATACGTTCCGGACAGCAATGGAGACAGAGAGCTGAACGGAAGGAGATACAGAAAGCTCTCTCACGATGAGGCGGTAAACTCTCCTCTCGCGGAGAAGTATCTGGACTCAGGAGTGTTCAGACTCCCTTACGGAGTTGTCGAGAGCATCTACAAGCCCGAGGAGAGGTTGGGCTTTGCAATGAGGTCTGCAGAGGTGCGAAAAATCGTTGAATTTTTCTCTGAAATCCCCAAGGAGAAAATGGGCGTAACGGGCTCGAGACTCATCGGGCTTGAGGGCGGTGATTCGGACGTTGACTTCATAGTCTACGGCAGGTGGTGGTTCGAGGCAAGGGAGAGGCTGAAAGGTGGGATTGAGCGGAAAGAGCTTTCCGAGCCGGATGATGCGACGTGGGATTTCATCTACCGCAAGAGAAAAATCGCCCTCCCCTACGACGTTTTCGTGACTCACGAAAGAAGAAAGTACCACAGAGCTTTTCTCGGTAGCACCTACTTCGACCTGCTGTACGTCAGAGACTACGATGAGCTTTCGAGGAACGTGCCGGAGGACATGGGCGTAAAGAAGGGGAAGGTTGAGATAAGCGCCGTTGTAAAGGATGACTCGCTCGTTTTCGACTACCCGGGCTACTATCCGATCGAGCATCCCGAAATAGAGGCTGTTTTGAGCTTCACACACACCTTCGTCGGGCAGGCCTTCAGAGGGGAGAGAATTTTGGCGAGAGGGGATTTGGAGGAGATCGACGGAAAGTTCTACCTCGTTGTGGGGACGAAGAGGGAAACTCAGGATGAGTATATAGTTTCGCTCGACCTGATTGAAAAAAGTGGGCTTAAGGCAGATTTTGAGAGATGGTATCAAGGGCTAGAAGCGCTGCCCCTTTCGCCACAGCGTAATCGTCCTTAA
- a CDS encoding ROK family protein produces the protein MIVGIDVGGTNTDVAVLEGNVFQIKSFRTSEVIQNLSDFIEKNFGDAEAVGIGVAVWFVDGKPVKAPNLPAIPKMELDVPFIVDNDANCFAYFAAKTLNFRHLLAVTVGTGIGGGIVADGKIYRGRGAAGEIGHTFVGGRKRCRCGGEGHLEAYFGGWAMENVKELIDTGEIYSTAEFALFCRSLANAVMLLNPEAIALGGRIGGRLDERPLAEKVNRYLPEEIDVVVRVVKDDYAVAKGAALLALDTISQNLP, from the coding sequence ATGATTGTCGGAATCGACGTTGGGGGGACAAACACCGATGTTGCCGTTCTGGAAGGAAACGTCTTCCAAATAAAGAGCTTCAGAACCTCGGAAGTTATTCAGAACTTATCCGACTTCATCGAGAAAAATTTTGGTGATGCTGAGGCCGTTGGAATCGGTGTGGCTGTTTGGTTTGTTGACGGTAAGCCCGTTAAGGCACCTAATCTTCCAGCAATTCCGAAAATGGAGCTCGATGTTCCGTTCATTGTGGACAATGACGCGAACTGTTTCGCTTACTTTGCCGCCAAAACTCTGAACTTCAGGCATTTGCTTGCGGTGACGGTTGGAACGGGTATTGGAGGGGGGATTGTTGCCGACGGGAAGATTTACAGGGGTAGGGGTGCGGCCGGCGAGATTGGGCACACCTTTGTTGGAGGGAGGAAGAGGTGCAGGTGCGGTGGTGAAGGGCACCTTGAAGCCTACTTTGGGGGGTGGGCTATGGAGAATGTGAAGGAGTTGATTGATACAGGGGAAATTTATAGCACGGCAGAGTTCGCCCTCTTCTGCCGCTCTCTGGCCAACGCTGTGATGCTGCTGAATCCCGAGGCAATAGCTCTCGGGGGGAGAATAGGGGGGAGGCTGGATGAGAGGCCGCTCGCGGAGAAGGTTAACCGCTACCTTCCGGAGGAAATAGATGTGGTGGTTAGGGTTGTTAAGGACGATTACGCTGTGGCGAAAGGGGCAGCGCTTCTAGCCCTTGATACCATCTCTCAAAATCTGCCTTAA
- a CDS encoding TIGR00296 family protein, with translation MVKLLTREEGEKAVRLAREAIEHYLEERKILQKRLDGVFSQKRGVFTTLTKHGNLRGCIGFPYPVKRLDEAIIESAIAAAVDDPRFEPVRLSEMNEIIVEVTILTPPERIDAKPKDLPNHVEIGRHGLIVKMGPFSGLLLPQVAVEYNMDAEEFLSETCMKAGLPPDCWLTGAEVYRFEGQIFKEKEPRGEVVEVDIKSCGI, from the coding sequence ATGGTCAAACTTCTGACGAGGGAAGAGGGCGAAAAAGCCGTCAGGCTTGCAAGGGAGGCTATAGAGCACTACCTTGAGGAAAGGAAAATACTCCAAAAAAGACTTGACGGCGTTTTCTCCCAAAAAAGAGGGGTTTTCACAACTCTGACAAAGCACGGAAATTTGAGGGGTTGCATTGGCTTTCCCTATCCGGTTAAAAGGCTTGACGAGGCGATAATAGAGTCCGCAATCGCCGCTGCGGTTGACGATCCACGTTTCGAGCCTGTGAGGCTGAGCGAGATGAACGAAATCATTGTTGAGGTGACCATCTTAACTCCGCCTGAGAGAATTGATGCCAAGCCCAAAGACCTACCCAACCACGTCGAAATTGGGAGACATGGTCTTATAGTAAAAATGGGCCCCTTCTCAGGTCTCCTCCTGCCTCAGGTTGCCGTGGAGTACAACATGGACGCCGAGGAGTTCCTCAGCGAGACTTGCATGAAAGCAGGCCTACCACCGGACTGCTGGCTCACCGGAGCGGAGGTTTACAGGTTCGAGGGGCAGATATTCAAGGAAAAAGAGCCAAGAGGGGAGGTTGTGGAGGTGGATATAAAAAGCTGTGGGATTTAG
- a CDS encoding tetratricopeptide repeat protein — MEIVKEVERLIREGKILDAFELVKQSAPEELRERIEKSFRDAEEIKKLDGIWKKLMLILHFVYASQDAVERQDKQSLVSCVVSSVNAIKLTIELGMKSITPVLMRNAARALILMDMKENAERMYTEAEKICEENRDEEMLAAIENDLATLYYDMGKYNEAKVKAEEALEIRRKIGTKEELAESLATASEIYVKLGDFDEAEECYREAEKLYRELVEEAESFKLNLAILLSNYAMFRKKLGRYQEAEKMFKEALEIFQNLERIDADFMQFVAAAYRHLGDLYREMKEYSKAEEYYKLSREKFRDIQKRWESVAS, encoded by the coding sequence ATGGAAATTGTAAAAGAGGTTGAAAGGCTGATTCGGGAAGGAAAAATTCTTGATGCTTTTGAGCTTGTAAAGCAATCCGCACCTGAAGAGCTAAGGGAGAGGATAGAGAAGTCCTTCAGAGATGCTGAGGAGATTAAAAAGCTTGATGGAATCTGGAAAAAACTCATGCTGATACTTCACTTCGTTTACGCTTCTCAGGACGCGGTCGAGAGGCAGGACAAGCAATCTCTCGTTTCCTGCGTTGTTTCATCTGTTAATGCGATAAAGCTCACCATTGAGCTTGGAATGAAATCCATAACGCCGGTTTTGATGAGAAACGCTGCGAGAGCATTGATTCTGATGGACATGAAAGAAAACGCGGAGAGGATGTACACGGAGGCGGAAAAAATATGCGAGGAAAACAGAGATGAAGAGATGCTTGCAGCCATTGAAAACGACCTCGCAACGCTTTACTACGACATGGGAAAGTACAACGAGGCCAAGGTTAAGGCCGAAGAGGCTTTAGAGATAAGGAGAAAGATTGGCACCAAAGAAGAGCTTGCGGAAAGCCTTGCGACCGCATCGGAGATTTACGTAAAACTCGGAGACTTTGACGAGGCTGAGGAGTGCTACAGAGAGGCGGAGAAGCTGTACAGGGAACTCGTGGAGGAGGCAGAGTCCTTCAAGCTTAACCTGGCCATTCTGCTGAGCAACTACGCGATGTTCCGAAAGAAGCTCGGAAGGTATCAGGAGGCTGAGAAAATGTTCAAGGAGGCGCTGGAGATTTTCCAGAATCTCGAAAGGATTGATGCGGACTTCATGCAGTTCGTAGCCGCAGCGTACAGGCATCTTGGAGACCTCTACAGAGAAATGAAGGAGTACTCGAAGGCTGAGGAGTACTACAAGCTTTCGAGGGAGAAGTTCAGGGACATACAGAAAAGGTGGGAAAGCGTAGCGAGCTAA
- a CDS encoding Hsp20/alpha crystallin family protein, with amino-acid sequence MLIDPFEELRRMQERFNRLLEEFGRFPEVKEFRVTMPVDVIDEGEQIRVVADLPGFSKEDLEIYFEDGDLVIKAEKKEEFEEKKGEYLRRERRMGKVYRRIALPAGLDIDAVKAKYNNGVLEITIPKLKKDRKAVQIE; translated from the coding sequence ATGTTGATTGACCCGTTTGAGGAGCTGAGAAGGATGCAGGAGAGGTTTAACAGGCTGCTGGAAGAGTTTGGCAGATTCCCTGAGGTGAAGGAGTTCAGGGTGACAATGCCGGTCGATGTTATTGACGAGGGCGAGCAGATCAGAGTTGTCGCGGACCTGCCGGGATTCAGCAAGGAGGATCTGGAGATTTACTTTGAGGATGGAGATTTAGTCATAAAGGCGGAGAAGAAGGAGGAGTTCGAGGAGAAGAAGGGTGAGTACCTCAGAAGGGAGAGAAGGATGGGAAAGGTTTACAGGAGGATTGCGCTGCCTGCTGGACTTGACATCGATGCTGTCAAGGCCAAGTACAACAACGGAGTCCTTGAGATAACCATTCCGAAGCTGAAGAAGGACAGAAAGGCCGTGCAGATTGAGTAA
- a CDS encoding 60S ribosomal export protein NMD3, with product MRCVVCGREIETGSLCGKCMVEKEEVAKIDEFEITVCSRCNLIRLGNRWVERSVEEVIEEMVLRNARVVEEFNVTEVAISQEHCVFRGEISGDEVKILVPLKYRINKVLCEKCSREAGGYYESIVQLRAAGRELSDEEIEKALEIVDEVISSAPEDQKAFISKLERKREGVNIFFGSRNIGKKVSRMIMKKLGGSITESKKLHTRIDGRDVYRFTYSVKLPEYREGDIVEKEGRFAVVRNSVAGKGLDILTGKTVNLGNERVAVRREDLKSGVVVNADPNAVEVVCEDGRLVTTPKPSGAEIGAEVKVFEINGKFFSVYEGGQSSEE from the coding sequence GTGAGATGTGTTGTATGCGGAAGAGAAATTGAAACCGGGAGTTTGTGCGGAAAATGCATGGTTGAGAAGGAAGAAGTTGCCAAAATCGACGAATTTGAGATTACCGTATGCAGCAGATGCAATTTAATTAGGCTGGGAAACAGGTGGGTTGAGAGGAGCGTTGAGGAAGTTATCGAAGAAATGGTTTTGAGAAATGCAAGAGTTGTTGAGGAGTTTAACGTTACCGAAGTTGCGATATCCCAGGAGCACTGCGTCTTCAGGGGTGAGATTTCTGGCGATGAGGTTAAGATCTTAGTTCCACTGAAGTACAGGATAAACAAAGTGCTCTGCGAGAAGTGCAGCAGGGAGGCTGGGGGGTATTACGAGTCAATAGTGCAGCTGAGGGCTGCCGGAAGAGAGCTAAGTGACGAAGAAATTGAAAAAGCCTTAGAAATTGTGGATGAGGTTATTTCAAGCGCTCCCGAAGATCAGAAGGCCTTTATTTCAAAGCTTGAGAGGAAGAGGGAGGGTGTCAACATATTCTTCGGAAGCAGAAACATAGGCAAAAAGGTATCAAGGATGATTATGAAAAAGCTCGGGGGGAGCATCACGGAGAGCAAGAAGCTGCACACGCGAATCGACGGCAGAGACGTTTACAGATTCACCTACTCGGTCAAACTGCCTGAATACAGAGAAGGAGACATTGTAGAGAAAGAGGGGAGGTTCGCAGTTGTCAGAAACTCCGTGGCTGGAAAGGGTCTGGACATACTCACAGGAAAAACCGTCAACCTCGGCAATGAGAGGGTAGCGGTGAGAAGAGAAGACCTGAAGAGCGGTGTTGTGGTTAACGCTGACCCCAATGCGGTTGAAGTTGTTTGCGAGGATGGAAGGCTTGTGACGACTCCGAAACCTTCGGGAGCGGAGATTGGCGCTGAGGTGAAGGTTTTCGAAATAAATGGCAAATTCTTCTCCGTGTATGAAGGCGGTCAGAGTTCCGAAGAGTGA
- a CDS encoding class I SAM-dependent methyltransferase: MKAVRVPKSEAEQVRRLAEKLGVKDKSRRITATGDYVEIPIIDSAESFFKGYTIVEQDNPVFSRKRSLREILRGKVPEELIPTNYKVIGDIVVVKLDERAREYAKVIGEALMQINPCKAVWCDYGRYGMKRKPRMELIAGEGSVTEHRENGCRFRIDVAKVMFSLGNQAERMRIARLVEDGEVVVDMFAGIGYFSIPIAVHSKARRIYSIEINPESYKLLLENIKLNDVGNIVPILGDSQFVTPEGVADRVVMGHIYCHDYLHTAIRALKERGVVHYHEATPEAVIDRPVRRVEKACRKMGKKCRILGFKKVKNYSPGVYHVVVDAEVY; this comes from the coding sequence ATGAAGGCGGTCAGAGTTCCGAAGAGTGAGGCAGAGCAGGTTAGAAGGCTGGCGGAGAAGCTCGGTGTCAAGGACAAGAGCAGGAGGATTACGGCAACCGGAGACTACGTTGAGATTCCGATTATTGACTCTGCCGAGAGTTTTTTCAAGGGATACACTATAGTTGAGCAGGACAATCCTGTTTTTTCGAGAAAAAGGAGTCTTCGGGAAATTCTTAGGGGAAAGGTGCCGGAGGAGCTTATTCCCACAAATTACAAGGTTATTGGCGACATCGTCGTCGTTAAGCTCGATGAAAGGGCCAGGGAGTATGCCAAGGTGATTGGAGAGGCTCTGATGCAGATTAACCCCTGCAAGGCGGTCTGGTGTGATTACGGCAGATACGGGATGAAGAGAAAGCCGAGAATGGAGCTGATCGCAGGGGAAGGGAGCGTTACGGAGCACAGGGAGAACGGGTGCAGGTTCAGGATTGACGTCGCCAAGGTCATGTTTAGCCTGGGCAACCAGGCGGAGAGAATGAGAATCGCGAGGCTCGTTGAAGATGGGGAGGTGGTTGTTGACATGTTCGCGGGCATCGGATACTTCTCAATACCGATCGCCGTCCACTCAAAGGCAAGGAGAATATACTCCATTGAAATTAACCCTGAGTCCTACAAACTCCTTCTTGAGAATATAAAGCTGAATGACGTCGGAAATATAGTTCCGATTCTGGGCGATTCCCAGTTCGTTACGCCTGAGGGTGTAGCGGACAGGGTTGTCATGGGGCACATTTACTGCCACGATTACCTCCACACCGCCATAAGGGCTCTGAAGGAGAGGGGTGTTGTGCACTACCACGAGGCAACTCCTGAAGCGGTTATTGACAGGCCCGTAAGGAGGGTGGAGAAAGCCTGCAGGAAAATGGGGAAAAAATGCAGAATATTGGGTTTTAAGAAGGTTAAAAATTACTCTCCGGGTGTTTATCACGTTGTTGTGGACGCTGAAGTTTACTGA
- the hemB gene encoding porphobilinogen synthase, with the protein MAEFPKVRMRRLRKANLRWMFREARLSPENLITPIFVDENIKEKKPIESMPDYFRIPLEMVDKEVEECLEKDLRSFILFGIPSYKDETGSSAYDQNGVIQKAVRRIKAEFPDAVIVTDVCLCEYTTHGHCGVVKDGEIVNDETLPIIGKTAVSHAESGADIVAPSGMMDGMVKAIREALDAAGFESTPIMSYSAKYASNFYSPFRDAAESGFKFGDRRGYQMDIHNAREAMREIELDVKEGADIIMVKPALPYLDIIRMVRERFDLPLAAYNVSGEYSMIKAAIKNGWLSEEAIYEVLISIKRAGADLIITYHSKEIAEKLQ; encoded by the coding sequence ATGGCAGAGTTTCCGAAGGTAAGGATGCGAAGGTTGAGGAAGGCAAACCTGAGGTGGATGTTCAGAGAAGCAAGGCTGAGTCCTGAGAATCTCATAACACCGATTTTCGTTGATGAAAATATTAAAGAAAAGAAGCCGATCGAATCCATGCCTGACTACTTCAGAATTCCGCTGGAGATGGTTGATAAGGAGGTTGAGGAGTGCCTCGAGAAGGACCTGAGAAGCTTCATCCTTTTTGGCATCCCCTCCTATAAGGACGAAACTGGTTCTTCTGCTTATGACCAAAATGGTGTAATACAGAAAGCCGTCAGGCGAATTAAGGCTGAGTTTCCGGATGCTGTAATCGTAACGGACGTCTGCCTCTGCGAGTACACAACTCACGGCCACTGCGGTGTTGTAAAGGATGGGGAGATTGTGAATGATGAGACATTGCCCATAATCGGGAAAACTGCTGTGAGCCATGCGGAAAGCGGAGCGGACATTGTTGCGCCATCCGGAATGATGGATGGAATGGTTAAGGCGATAAGAGAGGCCCTTGATGCAGCGGGTTTTGAGAGCACTCCCATTATGAGCTACTCCGCCAAGTATGCTTCCAACTTCTACTCTCCCTTCAGAGATGCTGCGGAGAGCGGGTTCAAGTTTGGTGACAGAAGGGGGTATCAGATGGATATCCACAATGCCAGAGAGGCGATGAGGGAGATCGAGCTTGATGTCAAAGAGGGAGCGGACATAATCATGGTCAAGCCGGCCCTGCCCTACCTCGACATTATAAGAATGGTACGGGAGCGCTTCGATTTGCCTTTGGCAGCGTACAACGTGAGCGGAGAGTACAGCATGATCAAAGCTGCGATAAAGAACGGCTGGCTGAGCGAGGAGGCAATCTACGAGGTTCTGATTTCCATAAAAAGGGCTGGAGCGGACCTCATCATAACCTACCACTCCAAGGAAATTGCCGAGAAGCTTCAGTAA
- the hemA gene encoding glutamyl-tRNA reductase, with amino-acid sequence MEIGCITISHKNAKVEEIEKIWLTVKPRLEDVISKCSFSEYAYIFTCNRFEIYLVGENLKSCLQDIAEELGITGKAEIFVGESCLRHLLRVASGIESMIVGEEQILGQVRQCFNLCREGGQAGEVLERVFGKAVQVGRRVRRETAISKGSVSIGSAAVEVAERVLGTLKGKKALLVGAGEMGTLVAKAIAGKEVEAVLIANRTYEKAEELAKRIGGVAVKFDKLVDYLKVCDVVISATSAPHAVITRGDVERAMRERSQKLLIIDIALPRDVDESVAQLDGVELLTIDDLRRISEENLARRREEIAKVEGIIEEELEQLKLLLKDISARDAIAAMYSLAERFVGEEVEELYAKLNARYGVSEDVKEILNDFANSLIKKFLREPTVRLREAARKDEFHVIESIKYVFGDGNGRVSEGKDAKVEEGKPEVDVQRSKAES; translated from the coding sequence ATGGAAATTGGATGCATAACGATTTCTCACAAAAATGCCAAAGTTGAGGAAATTGAGAAAATCTGGCTTACTGTAAAGCCGAGACTGGAGGATGTGATTTCGAAATGCAGTTTTTCCGAGTATGCTTACATCTTCACATGCAATCGCTTCGAAATCTATCTCGTTGGCGAGAATCTGAAAAGCTGTCTTCAAGATATTGCGGAGGAGCTTGGTATAACCGGAAAGGCTGAAATTTTTGTTGGTGAGAGCTGCCTGAGGCACCTGCTGAGAGTTGCTTCGGGAATAGAGTCGATGATTGTTGGGGAGGAGCAGATTCTCGGTCAGGTAAGGCAGTGCTTTAATCTCTGCAGGGAAGGTGGGCAGGCTGGGGAGGTTCTGGAGAGGGTTTTCGGCAAGGCCGTTCAGGTCGGGAGAAGGGTTAGGAGAGAGACGGCAATTTCGAAAGGCTCGGTGTCGATTGGCTCTGCTGCGGTTGAGGTGGCGGAGAGAGTTCTGGGAACGCTGAAGGGAAAGAAGGCTTTGCTCGTAGGTGCGGGGGAAATGGGCACGCTCGTTGCAAAGGCCATTGCAGGTAAGGAAGTAGAGGCTGTTTTAATAGCCAACAGAACGTACGAGAAGGCTGAGGAGCTTGCAAAACGAATTGGCGGGGTTGCAGTAAAGTTTGACAAACTGGTTGATTACCTCAAGGTCTGCGACGTCGTCATATCCGCAACCTCCGCACCCCACGCCGTCATAACGAGGGGGGACGTGGAGAGGGCTATGAGGGAGAGAAGTCAGAAGCTTCTCATCATTGACATAGCCTTGCCGAGAGACGTGGATGAGAGCGTTGCACAACTTGACGGAGTTGAGCTACTCACGATCGATGATTTGAGGAGAATAAGCGAGGAGAACCTTGCCAGAAGGAGGGAGGAGATAGCAAAGGTTGAGGGGATTATTGAGGAGGAGCTTGAGCAGCTAAAGCTGCTCTTGAAGGACATCTCCGCCAGAGACGCCATTGCAGCCATGTACTCTCTCGCTGAGAGGTTCGTTGGCGAAGAGGTGGAGGAGCTTTACGCAAAGCTAAACGCGAGATACGGCGTTTCAGAGGATGTTAAGGAAATTCTCAACGATTTTGCCAACTCCCTCATTAAGAAATTCCTGAGAGAGCCTACAGTTCGCCTGAGGGAGGCGGCGAGGAAGGATGAGTTTCACGTTATTGAGTCCATAAAGTATGTTTTCGGTGATGGAAATGGCAGAGTTTCCGAAGGTAAGGATGCGAAGGTTGAGGAAGGCAAACCTGAGGTGGATGTTCAGAGAAGCAAGGCTGAGTCCTGA